One Edaphobacter flagellatus genomic region harbors:
- a CDS encoding helix-turn-helix domain-containing protein — MEHREETKLPILEDLGRRVAKHRETLGLGIRAAAKEIGISHPTLSRIERGHLPDLENYQRICRWLGENAESNVMPSSGLSSSTEASVVAEVHFRKRATVSPKTAQALAQMILAAQEFLASGK, encoded by the coding sequence GTGGAACATAGGGAGGAAACTAAGTTGCCTATCCTCGAAGATCTTGGGAGAAGGGTCGCTAAACATCGAGAAACGCTAGGGTTAGGGATACGTGCGGCGGCGAAGGAGATCGGGATCAGCCACCCTACGTTATCCAGAATCGAGCGGGGACACCTACCCGATCTGGAGAACTATCAACGAATATGCCGATGGCTTGGCGAAAATGCCGAGAGCAATGTGATGCCCTCATCTGGCCTTAGCTCCTCGACGGAGGCTTCTGTAGTAGCTGAGGTGCACTTCCGTAAACGTGCTACCGTATCGCCTAAAACAGCTCAAGCCTTGGCGCAGATGATTCTCGCTGCTCAAGAGTTTTTGGCGTCTGGAAAGTGA
- a CDS encoding beta strand repeat-containing protein produces MTAPIKLTLTAAVTGTKSSSVVNITVNPAPTISGNAPAGTVGTPYSATLTASGGSGALKWGIAGGSLPAGLTFNTSTGVISGTPTAAGSATITLQVTDSSDVPLTVTSRQTIQINSGVVTLSIGGNPPAGTVGVAYTTTLQATGGTSPYVWSVISGNLPAGLSLSASGVISGTPTSSGSSVFTIQAQDASGNKASAVFGITINAANSVLSIGNPTLPGGTVGVPYTGTIPISGGVGPYTCAVAGGSLPAGLTLNSNCTVSGTPTTAGTSTVAVSVTDSGNPTQTATGTVTITISPASLTLTLTSLPNATVGTPYNATIGVSGGTSPYSCTITNGTLPAGLTLTGCMVHGTPTTAGVANLTVKATDSSNPTATTSGPVSLTVLPAPLTLTISSLPSGTVGVAYNSTVGVSGGTSPYTCTITGLPAGLTSSGCTVTGTPTSAGTSTLTVHATDSSNPTESTNGTVTLTINPASVTLVLAPPTNATVGTPYTGNVGVTGGTAPYTCTITGLPAGLTANNCSITGTPTAAGTSTLTVHATDSSSPTASTTGTVSLVINPAAVTLTLTAPPAGTINTAYTGSVGVTGGTAPYTCTITGLPAGLTANNCAITGTPTAAGTSTLTVHATDSSSPTASTTGTVSLVINPAAVTLTLTAPPAGTINTAYTGSVGVTGGTAPYTCTITGLPPGLTANNCAISGTPTAAGTSTLTVHATDSSSPTASTTGTVSLVINPAAVTLTLTAPPAGTINTAYTGSVGVTGGTAPYTCTITGLPAGLTANNCSITGTPTAAGTSTLTVHATDSSSPTASTTGTVSLVINPAAVTLTLTAPPAGTINTAYTGSVGVTGGTAPYTCTITGLPAGLTANNCAITGTPTAAGTSTLTVHATDSSSPTASTTGTVALVINPAPLTLTGTLPNAILGQSYSQTLNATGGVGPYTYQLINGTSLPAGLSLATDGTISGTPTAPGAVGFTVQVTDSSAPQQTATHDFVLLVVYPSGPNNNELNGPYAFLFQGYDDVLVGVLAYQTATIGSFTADGNGLINAGESDSNHQTSGATLTSNQFYGSYQIGADNRGMMALTTLNPDGSIAGTKIYAISVKAPATPGTAATQAQMIEFDGSIIIGSRGSGTILQQTTAAFAAGLSGNYAFGVSGDTPCLVSCAVGLSGPVVAVGQFTASAGIVTGTSDANVGATNFANGALSGAYQAADSNGRLTFSATVSSAPGIFPTHYVIYVVDAAHIFLMSDDTHSQFALLAGTGQTQTQASFDNTSLNGPIIGYENAQSDPGLLGATLQNVLNVSTSTIFRVNSTASTNGTCNFTNVDVAGINGLVNQLSGGVSALTGADLLAILGRLQSTGSANCSVTTNGRGTLNYPAPSGLLAPVLNLLGLNTPPAPRIFYLVSPNHGYFLESGYAGLGYFEGQINKATFTLADFNGTFVYGSQPAATLASINTSGYIHADGAGNANGVTDLNIGVGNLNILQLGVANSGTYAINSTPPPLQTFSDANAGRFTYGTNVIYEITPGRFVLLDTNLLTTSPTVTLLY; encoded by the coding sequence GTGACTGCGCCCATTAAGCTGACACTCACTGCTGCAGTTACAGGAACGAAGAGCTCAAGCGTCGTCAATATTACGGTTAATCCAGCTCCTACGATCTCGGGTAATGCGCCCGCAGGAACAGTCGGAACTCCGTACTCGGCTACGTTGACAGCGAGCGGTGGTAGTGGAGCTCTAAAATGGGGAATCGCCGGGGGCTCTCTTCCGGCAGGACTTACCTTCAATACCAGTACAGGAGTGATATCTGGCACTCCTACGGCTGCGGGATCGGCGACGATCACGCTACAGGTCACCGATTCCAGCGATGTTCCTTTGACGGTCACTTCGCGACAGACGATTCAAATCAACTCAGGTGTCGTTACATTGTCGATTGGGGGGAATCCTCCTGCGGGAACCGTTGGCGTCGCATATACGACAACTCTGCAGGCCACGGGAGGAACTTCACCTTACGTGTGGAGTGTTATCTCGGGCAATCTTCCTGCGGGCCTTTCGTTGTCCGCTTCAGGTGTCATCTCGGGCACTCCAACGAGTTCGGGATCGTCCGTCTTTACGATTCAGGCTCAGGATGCTTCTGGGAATAAGGCCAGCGCCGTCTTCGGCATTACGATCAATGCCGCTAACTCGGTACTCTCTATCGGAAATCCAACGCTGCCTGGCGGAACGGTCGGTGTTCCTTATACCGGAACGATTCCGATTAGTGGAGGCGTTGGCCCATATACCTGCGCTGTCGCTGGCGGTTCATTGCCTGCAGGATTAACGCTGAACAGCAACTGCACAGTATCTGGTACTCCGACAACTGCTGGAACATCGACTGTAGCTGTCTCAGTAACTGATTCTGGTAATCCGACGCAGACAGCCACGGGAACAGTAACGATTACAATCTCGCCGGCTTCATTGACGCTCACCCTTACCAGTTTGCCGAACGCTACTGTGGGTACACCTTATAACGCCACCATCGGAGTATCAGGCGGAACGTCGCCTTATAGTTGCACTATCACGAACGGTACTTTGCCCGCCGGTCTTACCTTGACTGGTTGCATGGTTCATGGAACCCCAACGACTGCTGGAGTAGCCAACCTCACGGTTAAGGCGACAGACTCGAGCAATCCAACAGCAACAACGAGTGGGCCCGTTAGTCTTACGGTTCTGCCTGCGCCTCTTACGCTGACGATATCTTCACTTCCAAGTGGGACGGTTGGTGTTGCATACAACTCCACCGTCGGAGTCTCTGGAGGAACGTCTCCTTACACGTGCACGATTACGGGCCTTCCTGCAGGTTTGACTTCCAGCGGATGCACCGTTACTGGCACGCCAACTTCAGCAGGAACATCAACTCTCACTGTCCACGCTACCGATTCGAGCAATCCGACCGAATCGACAAACGGGACCGTCACTCTAACAATCAATCCTGCATCTGTGACGTTGGTTCTTGCTCCTCCAACAAACGCCACTGTTGGCACTCCTTACACGGGCAATGTTGGTGTCACCGGCGGAACCGCACCTTACACCTGCACGATCACAGGCCTGCCCGCAGGACTTACAGCGAACAACTGCTCCATCACTGGCACACCAACAGCTGCGGGGACGTCAACCCTCACGGTCCACGCTACCGACTCGAGCAGTCCCACGGCGAGCACGACTGGAACGGTTTCACTGGTTATCAATCCAGCTGCGGTAACACTTACGCTGACGGCTCCGCCCGCCGGAACGATCAATACGGCTTATACAGGCAGTGTTGGTGTCACCGGCGGAACGGCACCGTACACCTGCACGATTACAGGATTGCCCGCAGGTCTTACGGCCAACAATTGTGCGATCACGGGCACACCAACAGCTGCTGGGACGTCAACCCTCACAGTCCACGCTACCGATTCGAGCAGTCCAACGGCGAGCACGACCGGAACTGTCTCGCTGGTCATCAATCCAGCTGCAGTAACACTCACGCTGACAGCACCGCCCGCCGGAACGATCAACACGGCTTACACGGGTAGTGTGGGTGTTACCGGCGGAACCGCACCTTACACCTGCACGATCACAGGCCTGCCCCCAGGTTTGACAGCAAACAACTGTGCGATCAGTGGCACACCCACAGCTGCTGGGACGTCAACCCTCACAGTCCACGCTACCGATTCGAGCAGTCCAACGGCGAGCACGACCGGAACTGTCTCGCTGGTCATCAACCCGGCTGCAGTGACTCTGACGCTGACGGCACCGCCCGCTGGAACGATCAATACGGCTTATACAGGTAGTGTTGGTGTCACCGGCGGAACCGCACCGTACACCTGCACGATTACGGGCCTGCCCGCAGGACTTACAGCGAACAACTGCTCCATCACTGGCACGCCAACAGCTGCTGGGACGTCAACCCTCACGGTCCATGCTACGGATTCGAGCAGTCCAACGGCGAGCACGACCGGAACTGTCTCGCTGGTCATCAACCCGGCTGCAGTGACTCTGACGCTGACGGCACCGCCCGCTGGAACGATCAATACGGCTTATACAGGTAGTGTTGGTGTCACCGGCGGAACCGCACCGTACACCTGCACGATTACAGGCCTGCCCGCAGGTCTTACGGCCAACAATTGCGCGATCACTGGCACGCCAACAGCTGCTGGGACGTCAACCCTCACAGTCCACGCTACGGATTCGAGCAGTCCCACGGCGAGCACGACTGGAACGGTCGCGCTGGTTATCAACCCGGCTCCGCTTACGCTAACGGGCACTCTTCCCAACGCAATCCTCGGGCAGAGCTATTCGCAAACGTTGAATGCTACAGGAGGAGTAGGTCCGTACACTTATCAACTCATCAACGGTACAAGCTTGCCGGCAGGTCTCTCGTTGGCAACCGATGGCACAATTAGCGGTACACCTACTGCTCCTGGAGCTGTCGGTTTCACAGTACAAGTGACGGATTCCAGTGCGCCACAGCAGACGGCAACGCATGATTTCGTCCTTTTGGTTGTCTATCCATCCGGACCGAACAACAATGAACTGAATGGTCCGTATGCCTTCCTTTTCCAGGGTTACGACGACGTACTCGTAGGAGTGCTTGCTTATCAAACCGCAACCATTGGAAGCTTTACCGCAGACGGCAACGGTTTGATCAATGCTGGAGAGTCCGATTCGAACCATCAAACCTCAGGAGCAACGCTTACTAGTAATCAGTTCTACGGAAGCTATCAGATTGGCGCCGATAACCGCGGCATGATGGCTCTAACGACGCTGAATCCTGATGGATCGATCGCTGGAACCAAGATTTATGCCATCTCGGTGAAGGCTCCAGCGACACCTGGAACTGCTGCTACGCAGGCTCAGATGATCGAGTTTGATGGCAGTATCATCATCGGCTCTCGTGGATCCGGCACGATACTCCAGCAGACAACTGCAGCATTTGCTGCTGGGTTGTCGGGCAACTATGCATTCGGAGTCTCAGGCGATACGCCTTGCCTTGTCTCGTGCGCCGTTGGGCTTTCAGGTCCAGTGGTCGCAGTGGGGCAGTTTACCGCCTCGGCCGGTATTGTTACCGGAACGAGCGATGCCAACGTTGGGGCGACCAACTTCGCCAACGGAGCTCTTTCCGGAGCGTATCAAGCGGCCGACAGCAATGGACGGCTGACATTCTCCGCGACTGTTAGCAGTGCGCCTGGTATATTCCCGACGCATTACGTGATCTATGTCGTGGATGCTGCGCATATCTTCCTTATGTCGGATGACACGCACTCGCAGTTCGCGTTGCTTGCGGGGACTGGGCAGACGCAGACGCAAGCCAGTTTCGACAACACCTCACTCAACGGACCAATCATCGGCTATGAAAACGCACAATCTGACCCGGGACTCCTGGGGGCAACATTACAGAATGTGCTGAATGTGTCTACCTCAACGATTTTCCGAGTCAACTCGACTGCATCAACCAACGGTACATGCAACTTCACGAATGTTGATGTTGCTGGAATTAATGGGCTTGTAAACCAACTCTCCGGAGGAGTCAGTGCTCTCACAGGTGCAGATCTGCTGGCCATCCTGGGGAGACTTCAATCCACGGGTAGCGCCAATTGCTCAGTAACGACAAATGGTCGAGGTACGCTCAACTACCCTGCGCCGAGTGGCTTGTTGGCTCCAGTCCTAAACCTTCTCGGTCTCAATACTCCACCCGCACCTCGTATCTTCTACCTTGTCTCTCCCAACCATGGATACTTCCTTGAGTCGGGATACGCAGGGCTCGGCTACTTTGAAGGTCAGATCAACAAGGCGACGTTCACGCTTGCCGATTTCAATGGAACCTTCGTCTACGGTAGTCAGCCGGCGGCGACTCTCGCCTCCATCAATACCTCCGGCTACATTCACGCTGACGGAGCTGGTAACGCTAACGGTGTCACCGACCTGAACATAGGCGTCGGGAACCTGAATATTCTGCAGCTCGGCGTGGCCAACTCCGGAACGTATGCCATCAATTCAACCCCGCCACCTCTCCAGACATTCTCCGATGCGAATGCAGGACGCTTCACATACGGGACGAATGTCATCTACGAGATCACGCCCGGCCGGTTTGTGCTGCTGGATACGAATCTCCTGACCACCTCTCCAACCGTAACGTTGCTGTACTAG
- a CDS encoding type II toxin-antitoxin system HipA family toxin, with translation MIKVWTDGAEAGLLDRSGQRGTTFLYKPGAPEPRAVSVTMPVRLASWNISYGIAPIFEMNLPEGVLRERLRLAFAKAIGTFDDYDLLGIVGRSQVGRIRYTGQEESLNEDVPFQSVDEILARRRQGDLFHHLLDKFASFSGISGVQPKFLIRDEDALSKTAFNGARLSESYRGATHIVKFWEEREYPQLAANEYFCLRVAEKCGLEVPSYRLAEDGAALVVDRFDLRADGSYRGFEDFCVLNGKGTDKKYSGSYETSILKRFTQFANSPQVNIDLEKLFTLIALNCALRNGDAHLKNFGIVYDDVLGEARLAPVYDLVTTSVYIPKDGMALTLNGSTRWPTARELQLLGETRAACTPAQVRGVLSRIAEAIEETSSEVQKYIKDHAAFANVGEGMLKEWRKGLSELLNSRTGSPR, from the coding sequence ATGATCAAAGTTTGGACCGACGGCGCTGAAGCCGGCTTGCTTGATCGCTCTGGACAGCGCGGCACCACGTTTCTCTATAAACCAGGAGCCCCTGAGCCGCGCGCTGTTTCTGTGACGATGCCGGTGCGCCTAGCTTCATGGAACATCTCGTATGGAATCGCACCCATTTTTGAGATGAACCTTCCCGAAGGTGTACTGAGAGAACGCCTGCGTCTTGCTTTTGCGAAAGCCATCGGAACATTCGACGACTACGATCTGCTGGGTATTGTTGGCCGGTCACAAGTGGGCCGTATTCGCTACACCGGACAGGAAGAATCTCTCAATGAGGATGTTCCCTTTCAATCCGTGGACGAAATCCTCGCTCGTCGACGCCAAGGAGATCTCTTCCATCATCTCTTGGACAAGTTCGCTTCCTTTTCGGGCATCAGTGGCGTACAGCCAAAGTTCCTGATCCGCGATGAAGATGCGCTTTCAAAAACTGCATTCAACGGAGCGCGTCTGTCTGAAAGCTATCGCGGCGCTACACATATCGTGAAGTTCTGGGAGGAGCGAGAGTATCCGCAACTCGCAGCAAACGAATACTTCTGTTTGAGAGTTGCGGAGAAGTGCGGACTTGAGGTGCCATCGTATCGACTCGCCGAAGACGGGGCGGCACTCGTCGTCGACCGATTTGATCTCCGGGCCGACGGCAGCTATCGAGGGTTCGAGGACTTCTGCGTCCTCAATGGCAAGGGCACTGACAAGAAGTACAGCGGCAGCTACGAGACTTCCATCCTCAAGCGATTTACGCAGTTTGCGAATTCGCCGCAAGTCAATATCGATCTCGAAAAGCTATTCACCCTGATCGCACTCAACTGCGCCCTCCGCAACGGAGATGCTCACCTCAAGAACTTCGGCATCGTATATGACGATGTTCTCGGAGAAGCTCGTCTCGCTCCCGTGTATGACCTCGTGACAACATCGGTTTACATTCCAAAGGACGGGATGGCTCTAACGTTGAACGGAAGCACGCGTTGGCCCACCGCTCGCGAGCTTCAATTGCTTGGCGAAACTCGCGCAGCCTGTACTCCTGCACAGGTAAGAGGTGTGCTGTCACGCATTGCGGAGGCTATCGAGGAAACCTCCTCGGAAGTGCAGAAGTACATCAAGGATCACGCCGCATTCGCTAACGTTGGCGAGGGAATGCTCAAAGAGTGGCGTAAGGGGCTATCGGAGTTATTGAACTCGCGGACTGGATCGCCCAGGTGA
- a CDS encoding toxin-antitoxin system HicB family antitoxin translates to MNQEKRYQSFPLRLSPSIRQQANDLAHSEGISLNHFISLAVAEKIVRMELSVASDQSRMKNTPTLASRLQLKRPA, encoded by the coding sequence GTGAATCAAGAAAAACGGTATCAGAGCTTTCCACTCCGTCTAAGTCCTTCGATTCGACAGCAAGCCAACGATCTGGCGCATAGCGAAGGAATATCGCTGAATCACTTTATCAGCCTTGCCGTAGCAGAAAAGATTGTCCGTATGGAGCTATCAGTTGCCAGCGACCAGTCAAGAATGAAGAACACACCTACTCTTGCTTCTCGCTTGCAACTCAAAAGACCAGCCTAA
- a CDS encoding nucleotidyltransferase domain-containing protein, with product MDKLAVVKVLDSVVDSLDIPESYYQRASDRHNSIADWLCRPESKLAQYSPHVTPQGSFRYGTVVRPIHHEAEYDLDNVVTLQMQKTDKTQSELKLLFGEELKAYARAHGMLSPLEEKPRCWRLHYADEVSFHLDSLPCVAEEPAVVQAIISQGVSFELAKRAVAITDQRHPNYLVLSRDWLISNPRGFARWFEERTRVFAQPRLRALVEMKKFASVEDVPPYEWKTPLQRSIQLLKRHRDVMFQDTPELAPISMIITNLATHAYSGEADIYDAVTGIVSRMRNFINPVYPRVPNPTAPSEDYADKWRKNPLLEQNFLLWHSQVRQDLARLHTLTRDGMDREIRGHFDVQLTRDQLSHISNPVPATAAAVAPTVFVPSAPKPWGK from the coding sequence ATGGACAAACTCGCGGTAGTTAAAGTGCTCGACAGCGTTGTGGACTCGCTTGATATCCCCGAGTCCTACTACCAGCGTGCTTCGGACCGCCACAACTCCATCGCGGATTGGCTGTGCCGCCCGGAGTCAAAGTTGGCGCAGTATTCGCCCCATGTGACACCGCAGGGATCATTCCGCTATGGCACAGTAGTTCGCCCGATTCATCATGAAGCGGAGTACGACCTGGACAACGTCGTGACGTTGCAGATGCAGAAGACGGACAAAACTCAAAGCGAGCTGAAGCTACTCTTCGGAGAAGAACTTAAAGCTTATGCGAGGGCTCACGGTATGTTGAGTCCACTTGAGGAGAAGCCGCGCTGCTGGCGCTTGCATTACGCCGATGAAGTGTCCTTCCATCTCGACAGCTTGCCTTGTGTCGCAGAGGAACCTGCTGTAGTACAGGCCATCATCTCGCAGGGCGTATCCTTCGAACTTGCAAAGCGGGCTGTCGCTATCACCGATCAGCGACACCCGAATTACCTAGTTCTTTCAAGAGACTGGTTGATTAGCAATCCGCGAGGTTTTGCCCGCTGGTTCGAGGAACGTACCCGCGTCTTCGCGCAGCCGCGGCTTCGTGCCTTGGTCGAGATGAAGAAATTTGCCTCGGTAGAAGACGTGCCCCCCTACGAGTGGAAGACACCTCTCCAACGTTCGATCCAGCTACTCAAACGGCACCGGGATGTCATGTTCCAAGACACGCCTGAGTTGGCCCCTATCTCCATGATCATCACCAATCTCGCGACACACGCCTATTCGGGAGAGGCCGACATCTACGATGCGGTCACCGGAATCGTGAGCCGGATGCGGAATTTCATCAATCCTGTTTACCCTCGTGTCCCAAACCCTACTGCTCCGTCGGAAGACTATGCAGATAAGTGGCGCAAAAATCCGCTACTAGAGCAAAATTTTCTTCTTTGGCATAGCCAGGTTCGGCAGGACCTTGCCCGTCTTCATACTCTCACTCGCGATGGCATGGATCGCGAGATCCGTGGGCATTTTGATGTGCAGTTAACGCGCGACCAGCTCTCGCACATCAGCAATCCGGTTCCGGCGACGGCGGCTGCGGTCGCTCCGACTGTGTTCGTGCCATCTGCCCCGAAACCTTGGGGCAAGTGA
- a CDS encoding helix-turn-helix domain-containing protein, with the protein MLTLIRIGEIVATKRRALGLSQATLAKQARVGHSTLDALENGRIGELGYSKITRILTALSLELTIQEAANRRPTLEELMEEDRDDQSLDRRR; encoded by the coding sequence GTGCTGACCTTGATTCGAATTGGCGAGATCGTTGCTACCAAACGTAGAGCGCTTGGTTTGAGCCAGGCTACGCTCGCGAAACAGGCAAGAGTTGGCCATTCAACACTGGACGCATTGGAGAATGGCCGAATTGGCGAGCTCGGTTATTCGAAAATAACCAGAATTCTTACAGCGCTCAGCCTTGAACTGACCATCCAGGAAGCAGCGAACCGCCGCCCCACTTTGGAAGAGTTGATGGAAGAGGACCGCGATGATCAAAGTTTGGACCGACGGCGCTGA
- a CDS encoding SAVED domain-containing protein → MKRAVPKDVPRDEGDYDVTRYVPPHVTAILWGRAAGRCEFAGCNRPVSWSLVTQRELNIAQRAHIRSFSRRGPRGRQGLSKELLNSASNLMLVCHQCHVDIDSGEGPRLYPSEMLIQMKRKHEERVELVTGIAADSSSHILLYGSNIGDQSPHLSFKQAATAMMPGRFPASRNPFMLQMSNVALSDVEQTFWANEDENLKRLFENRVREPLLELGVERHLSVFALAAQPLLVRLGTLLGDIAEVDVFQRHRAPQTWNWPDSAEPLKFEVVEPSNGSGTPALLVDISGRVTEDRIYRVLGEGASIWRLTVASPHNDILKSRDHLAAFRAAARPLFSAIKEKHGQNTPLHVFLAAPVSVCVELGRVRMPKADMPWLLYDHHNVHGFKSVLNIA, encoded by the coding sequence ATGAAACGAGCGGTTCCAAAAGATGTACCTCGCGACGAAGGTGATTACGACGTTACGCGTTATGTCCCTCCTCACGTGACGGCGATTCTTTGGGGAAGAGCTGCTGGACGCTGCGAGTTCGCGGGATGCAATCGCCCTGTGTCTTGGTCTTTGGTGACTCAGAGAGAGCTGAACATCGCGCAGAGGGCTCACATACGTTCATTCAGCCGGCGCGGGCCGAGGGGACGTCAAGGGCTTTCAAAGGAGCTCTTGAATTCGGCCTCGAATCTGATGCTCGTATGCCACCAGTGCCATGTCGATATTGACAGCGGCGAAGGCCCGCGACTCTACCCATCTGAAATGCTTATCCAAATGAAGAGGAAGCACGAAGAGCGCGTGGAACTCGTGACTGGAATCGCGGCAGACTCTTCCAGTCACATTCTCTTATATGGATCGAACATCGGCGATCAGTCACCGCATTTGAGCTTCAAACAGGCGGCCACTGCGATGATGCCTGGTCGTTTTCCAGCCTCCAGAAATCCTTTTATGCTGCAGATGTCGAATGTCGCCTTATCGGATGTTGAGCAGACATTTTGGGCAAATGAAGACGAGAATTTGAAGCGTCTCTTTGAGAATAGAGTGCGAGAACCTCTCTTGGAGCTGGGAGTCGAGAGGCATCTCTCGGTCTTCGCCTTGGCCGCGCAGCCACTTCTGGTGAGACTCGGAACGCTACTTGGCGACATAGCCGAGGTCGATGTATTTCAGAGGCATCGTGCGCCGCAAACGTGGAACTGGCCTGATTCAGCAGAGCCGCTGAAGTTCGAGGTCGTGGAGCCATCGAATGGCAGCGGTACGCCTGCACTGCTGGTTGACATCAGTGGAAGGGTGACCGAAGACCGCATATACCGCGTGCTTGGTGAAGGCGCTTCTATTTGGCGACTGACTGTGGCAAGCCCGCATAACGACATCCTCAAGAGCCGAGATCACCTGGCCGCCTTTCGTGCCGCAGCTCGGCCGTTGTTCAGCGCCATCAAAGAAAAGCACGGACAGAACACGCCTCTACATGTGTTCCTCGCCGCCCCGGTATCGGTCTGCGTGGAGCTTGGGCGCGTCCGGATGCCGAAGGCAGATATGCCGTGGTTGCTATACGACCATCACAACGTGCACGGATTCAAGTCTGTGCTGAACATTGCCTGA
- a CDS encoding OmpA family protein, which translates to MRSIYLLFVLLIVAGSTVALAQARPTVDSAFSTPRADLALGYSYIGANAPPGQSGYFGLNGGFASGSYRITHLFTIAGEFTGGHANNISALGQDLTLFTFMGGPRVAFTGRRLVPFAQVLFGGAHATDSYFPSSSAAGYTTSASSWALSAGGGVDYHLTHRLAVRALEAQYMRTALPNGSSDSQNYFSIGAGIVFKFGTYDGIPHVSAASPKPQRNNLSFTCNTNVASIEQGQVLEVTANTLTQPDGLEVQYSWSSDAGTIDGSGQRVTLNTANVAPGNYTITGHASLVTDSGIKSDCQVPFRVLAQQNSLAATDKNTSTQNEEVFHANVQDALFDYDSYEIRPDAKKAIEHAAEYLNAHPAINVLIAGYADERGSAEYNLALGEKRANAARDALIAAGVPAARLSIISYGKEAQVCTANTEKCFQENRRAAFNMHP; encoded by the coding sequence ATGCGCTCAATCTATTTGCTGTTCGTTCTTCTCATAGTTGCTGGATCTACTGTTGCGCTCGCGCAAGCGAGACCAACCGTGGATTCAGCATTCTCCACTCCTCGTGCTGATCTTGCTCTGGGATACAGCTATATTGGCGCAAACGCACCTCCCGGCCAATCCGGCTATTTCGGGTTGAATGGAGGGTTTGCCTCAGGAAGCTATCGCATCACCCATCTGTTCACCATCGCAGGGGAGTTCACGGGCGGCCACGCCAACAACATCAGCGCGCTCGGGCAGGACCTCACGCTCTTCACCTTTATGGGAGGTCCTAGAGTTGCATTTACGGGTCGGAGGCTTGTTCCCTTCGCTCAGGTATTATTCGGCGGTGCACATGCGACGGACTCCTACTTCCCATCCTCTTCTGCGGCGGGCTACACAACGTCTGCATCCAGCTGGGCTCTTTCAGCCGGGGGAGGCGTTGATTATCACCTTACACATCGTTTGGCCGTACGAGCATTAGAAGCTCAATACATGAGGACGGCGCTTCCAAATGGCTCCAGCGACTCTCAGAATTACTTCTCGATTGGAGCGGGAATCGTATTCAAATTTGGCACTTATGATGGCATACCTCATGTGTCTGCGGCTTCGCCAAAACCACAGCGCAATAACCTGTCATTTACCTGCAATACGAATGTTGCGAGCATTGAGCAAGGGCAGGTTCTCGAAGTTACGGCCAATACGTTGACGCAACCTGATGGCCTTGAAGTCCAGTACTCATGGTCTTCCGATGCGGGAACAATTGATGGATCGGGTCAACGTGTGACACTCAATACCGCGAATGTGGCTCCGGGAAATTACACCATCACGGGGCACGCGTCTCTGGTCACGGATTCTGGGATCAAATCGGATTGCCAGGTTCCATTCCGCGTCTTAGCGCAACAAAACTCTCTGGCTGCCACGGACAAGAATACTTCGACTCAAAATGAGGAAGTCTTCCATGCCAATGTGCAGGATGCTCTTTTTGACTATGACAGCTATGAGATCAGACCGGATGCGAAGAAGGCGATCGAGCATGCAGCGGAGTATTTGAATGCTCATCCAGCGATCAATGTTCTTATCGCCGGCTATGCCGATGAACGGGGATCTGCTGAATACAATCTCGCTTTAGGTGAAAAGCGCGCCAATGCTGCTCGTGATGCTCTTATTGCTGCAGGAGTCCCAGCCGCCCGTCTTAGCATCATTAGCTACGGCAAAGAAGCGCAAGTTTGCACTGCGAATACTGAAAAATGTTTTCAGGAGAACCGAAGAGCAGCCTTCAATATGCATCCTTAG
- a CDS encoding ImmA/IrrE family metallo-endopeptidase — protein MILNPSHSAARKNSDLAHELSHIILEHKPTQAFFGPDKTLMIREFDRVQEAEAECLSSVLLVPREALLALLPVSDDEVAAQQLGVSTQMFRMRRNVTGVDRQLARRW, from the coding sequence GTGATCCTAAATCCATCGCACTCGGCAGCACGAAAGAATAGCGACCTCGCTCACGAGCTTTCACACATTATCTTGGAGCACAAGCCGACTCAGGCGTTCTTCGGTCCCGACAAAACTCTCATGATTAGGGAGTTTGATCGCGTGCAAGAGGCAGAGGCCGAGTGCTTGTCTTCAGTGCTACTGGTTCCGAGAGAAGCGCTCCTAGCGCTGCTTCCCGTCAGCGACGACGAAGTGGCTGCCCAACAGTTGGGGGTAAGCACGCAGATGTTTCGAATGCGTCGGAATGTAACGGGAGTTGATCGCCAGCTCGCTCGCCGATGGTAG